In Bythopirellula goksoeyrii, a single window of DNA contains:
- a CDS encoding coiled-coil domain-containing protein: protein MPPRLRHHGNTYILAWVTLLAIVIPCAAQAAEQDSNPSPPQLAEKEAGLAEQFDRLELLAGRLAELSKSTQPRRAELLRQLVAKSREKELPEQFRSVIDALKQDRLSEASEVQTSLHSELQAMLELLLQEDRDRQIESQTKRISKYLAELNKLIRQQRGIKARTAGGDSQEELSDDQGRTAESAGKLGEQIAETEGTSKLSPKSSESKSQDASPSSEGKSAESSETPPGDASPSESSPAESSPSESSPSQPSPSSGEPSEGKPSKSSGQPSQGQGNNSSGSPQSSDQEQQQQSPADSAVEKLKQAQQRMQQAQERLDEAQRDESVKEQEQALRDLEQAKAELEKILRQLREEELERMLVMLEARLRKMLEAQNNVYDQTLKLNESVDRVAEHELEIASATLGRKEEQIVGEVDRALILLKEDGSSVAFPEALQQVREDMQTVAGRLRSVKTDKITQAVEQDIIETLEEMLAALQQALKEMREQRASQQQGGGGQPGEQPLVDQLAELRMIRALQMRVNRRTEFYATLIKGDQAEDAELLEALDQLSERQGHIFEATRDLHQGANQ from the coding sequence ATGCCCCCTCGCTTGCGTCATCACGGTAACACCTACATCCTTGCTTGGGTAACATTGCTTGCGATAGTTATTCCCTGCGCCGCGCAAGCGGCCGAGCAAGATTCTAATCCGAGCCCACCTCAACTGGCCGAGAAAGAAGCCGGCCTCGCCGAACAGTTTGATCGCTTGGAACTCTTGGCAGGCCGCCTGGCCGAGCTTTCCAAATCAACCCAGCCTCGGCGCGCAGAGCTATTGCGGCAACTGGTCGCAAAGAGCCGAGAGAAAGAATTGCCCGAACAGTTTCGATCAGTCATCGACGCACTTAAGCAAGACCGACTCAGCGAGGCCAGTGAAGTCCAAACTTCATTGCATTCTGAACTGCAAGCCATGCTGGAGTTATTGCTCCAGGAGGATCGCGATCGGCAAATCGAATCTCAGACCAAGAGAATTAGCAAGTATCTGGCCGAGTTAAATAAGCTCATTCGCCAGCAACGCGGCATAAAGGCCCGCACCGCAGGGGGTGATTCTCAGGAAGAACTGAGTGATGACCAAGGACGCACCGCGGAGTCTGCCGGCAAACTTGGTGAGCAGATTGCTGAGACCGAAGGTACCTCGAAACTATCGCCCAAGAGTTCAGAGTCAAAAAGTCAAGATGCGAGTCCTTCCTCTGAAGGCAAGTCCGCTGAAAGTTCCGAAACTCCTCCTGGTGATGCTTCCCCGTCGGAATCCTCTCCAGCGGAATCGAGTCCGAGCGAATCTTCCCCGTCGCAACCCTCACCCTCTTCCGGCGAACCCTCCGAAGGAAAGCCTAGCAAGTCCTCAGGACAACCTTCCCAAGGCCAGGGAAACAACTCCAGCGGTTCGCCTCAGAGTTCTGACCAAGAACAGCAACAGCAGAGCCCTGCCGACAGTGCTGTTGAGAAACTTAAGCAGGCGCAACAGCGGATGCAACAAGCCCAGGAACGACTCGATGAAGCTCAGCGAGACGAGTCCGTGAAAGAGCAGGAACAAGCCCTGCGGGATTTAGAACAAGCAAAAGCTGAGTTAGAGAAAATCCTCAGACAGCTGCGCGAAGAAGAACTAGAACGCATGCTTGTCATGCTCGAAGCCCGGCTACGCAAGATGCTTGAAGCACAGAACAACGTCTACGACCAAACCCTCAAACTCAACGAATCTGTTGATCGCGTTGCCGAGCATGAACTCGAGATTGCCTCGGCCACATTGGGTCGCAAGGAAGAACAAATCGTCGGAGAGGTCGATCGCGCATTGATCCTCCTAAAAGAAGATGGTTCTTCGGTTGCGTTTCCTGAAGCACTTCAGCAGGTCCGCGAAGACATGCAGACGGTTGCCGGTCGTTTGCGAAGTGTCAAGACCGATAAAATCACTCAAGCGGTAGAGCAGGATATTATTGAGACGCTAGAGGAGATGCTCGCCGCGTTGCAACAAGCCCTAAAAGAGATGCGCGAACAGCGTGCCAGCCAACAGCAAGGGGGGGGTGGCCAACCAGGGGAACAACCTCTGGTAGACCAATTGGCCGAATTGCGTATGATTCGAGCATTGCAGATGCGTGTGAATCGTCGAACGGAGTTTTATGCCACGCTCATAAAAGGGGATCAAGCTGAAGACGCAGAACTGCTCGAAGCGCTCGATCAGTTGTCAGAACGACAGGGTCACATCTTCGAGGCAACTCGCGATCTCCATCAGGGGGCCAACCAATAA
- a CDS encoding DUF4175 domain-containing protein has protein sequence MSTVALSYTIPKLVRSKVRSLRWLVRGYVLVEGLATVVIGICLAFWLMLFLDWMFEPSPLVRVVFGIGVILAMAVLTWKSLLSRLFARLPDSSLALLVERNFPDIQQSLVTTIQGQRHAESLTPTESELLEHTSAEASAKLAHVELSQIFRYGPLLWKCAIALLLCGSIAVFATIHTDAFAFFLQRIQLSNTPWPRRVQLAVTGFDEVDGQRVINIARDDNFELKVRASLLDEHVAPEQVEIRYRLPDGRRGRDTMTQIGQAQAGQADSQPFQYEFKNLASDISFDLIGGDDRIYDLRLHVVERPQIVRTELECEFPAYLRRVPQTLPFSGRIEIPQGTQSICQIEVNKSLRGVQVYDSGTKEQLNASMSADDPRRFAIPLDTAKIDRVLLVDVQDTDGVSNREPYRLMVSVVPDEIPEVAVQLRGIGSAVTPQATIPFSGAIRDDYAVTSAWIEGQTDKLEPQRRELPASSITGRDIAELGRFDLAATSPQTHKKTLALKPGQQLTLSVKAQDAYNLEQAPHIGSSQRFVLDVVTDSELRSILEKRELGLRQRFEAIHEKMIATRELLTRIELEPKSDEGTPLAEEDKVLRRERDKLRVSGVLQNITQLTFETLGVAEGFEDIVIELENNRISTEELTERLQNNIAEPLHEVAKNLMPKLETQVLKLPAALDEAHENTRVQSEAIIQSDVVIEAMQRILDRMLELESYNELVELLRGIVTEQKELNEATRARRLEKLRSLLDDE, from the coding sequence ATGTCGACCGTTGCCCTATCCTATACGATTCCGAAATTAGTTCGCAGCAAAGTTCGCTCGCTGCGCTGGCTAGTGCGAGGGTATGTCTTGGTAGAAGGATTGGCGACCGTGGTGATAGGTATCTGCCTCGCCTTCTGGCTGATGCTTTTTCTGGACTGGATGTTTGAGCCATCGCCGCTAGTCCGTGTTGTGTTCGGCATTGGCGTCATTCTTGCGATGGCTGTTCTAACCTGGAAGTCACTCCTGTCTAGACTTTTTGCGCGACTTCCGGATAGCAGCCTTGCCCTGTTGGTTGAGCGAAATTTTCCAGATATTCAACAAAGCCTCGTGACTACCATCCAAGGCCAACGTCATGCGGAGTCGCTGACTCCGACAGAGTCTGAATTACTTGAGCACACGAGTGCTGAAGCCAGCGCAAAACTCGCCCATGTGGAATTGAGTCAAATCTTCCGCTACGGCCCCCTGCTCTGGAAGTGTGCCATCGCTCTATTGCTCTGCGGATCGATTGCCGTTTTTGCAACAATACATACCGACGCGTTTGCATTTTTCCTCCAACGCATCCAGTTGTCTAACACCCCTTGGCCACGCCGGGTGCAACTGGCAGTGACAGGCTTCGACGAAGTCGATGGACAGCGCGTCATCAACATTGCACGAGACGACAATTTTGAGCTGAAAGTCCGAGCTTCACTCCTCGATGAACACGTTGCACCAGAACAAGTCGAAATCCGCTACCGACTACCGGACGGACGTCGGGGCCGAGATACGATGACACAGATTGGTCAGGCGCAAGCCGGCCAGGCTGATTCTCAACCATTTCAGTACGAATTCAAAAACCTCGCGTCCGATATCAGCTTTGATTTGATTGGAGGAGACGACCGCATCTACGATCTCCGTTTGCATGTGGTGGAGCGACCTCAGATCGTTCGTACCGAGTTGGAGTGTGAGTTCCCGGCCTATTTGCGGCGTGTTCCTCAGACACTCCCATTCAGTGGCCGTATCGAAATCCCACAAGGTACGCAGTCGATTTGCCAGATCGAAGTCAACAAATCCCTACGCGGTGTGCAAGTCTACGATTCGGGAACAAAAGAGCAACTCAACGCAAGCATGTCGGCAGACGATCCACGACGGTTCGCCATACCACTCGATACTGCCAAGATTGACCGCGTACTCTTGGTCGACGTACAAGACACTGACGGCGTTAGTAACCGAGAGCCCTACCGCCTAATGGTTTCGGTCGTTCCCGACGAAATCCCAGAAGTCGCCGTCCAACTGCGAGGCATTGGTTCAGCGGTGACTCCCCAGGCTACGATTCCATTTTCTGGGGCTATACGAGATGACTATGCCGTCACTTCGGCCTGGATCGAAGGACAAACGGACAAGCTTGAACCACAGCGCCGTGAATTACCTGCCTCATCCATTACTGGACGAGACATCGCAGAACTGGGCCGCTTTGATTTGGCAGCCACAAGTCCGCAAACGCATAAGAAAACTCTGGCCCTCAAGCCTGGCCAACAACTTACGCTGTCGGTGAAAGCTCAAGACGCCTACAACCTTGAGCAGGCCCCCCACATCGGTTCCAGCCAACGGTTTGTACTCGATGTAGTCACGGATTCCGAATTGCGGTCAATCTTAGAAAAGCGGGAACTGGGACTCCGCCAAAGATTTGAAGCAATCCACGAGAAAATGATTGCCACACGAGAATTGCTAACGCGAATCGAGCTTGAACCCAAATCAGATGAGGGCACTCCACTGGCTGAAGAAGATAAGGTTCTACGCCGGGAGCGAGACAAGCTTCGTGTGAGTGGCGTTTTGCAGAATATCACGCAGTTAACATTCGAAACTCTGGGAGTCGCCGAAGGTTTTGAGGACATAGTCATCGAACTAGAAAACAATCGGATTTCCACTGAGGAGTTGACTGAGCGGCTCCAGAACAATATCGCCGAGCCACTCCATGAAGTTGCTAAGAATCTCATGCCGAAACTGGAAACACAAGTGCTCAAATTACCCGCCGCTCTCGACGAAGCGCATGAAAATACCCGTGTCCAATCCGAGGCAATTATCCAATCCGACGTGGTAATTGAGGCAATGCAGCGAATTTTAGACCGCATGTTGGAACTTGAGAGTTACAATGAACTAGTGGAGTTACTGCGTGGCATCGTCACTGAGCAAAAGGAATTGAACGAAGCGACCCGCGCCCGGCGACTAGAAAAACTCCGCAGCCTGTTGGACGACGAATAG
- a CDS encoding vWA domain-containing protein produces the protein MNPLLAVTPNGNAQHFVTWELRRLAQVDDPRLLWFLLGVGALLIVACVIWLYRRESDTMSPWLRILFPALRISAWLGAALFFLGLEKRIDQQIVSDSHVAVLVDTSQSMSVSDLQVADGQSESRGKAVENALKDSEFLDALRQQHKVELATFDRETHKVASWNRNKSEIEELQPTDPSASESSAEELDWSELLEPRGRETRLGDALRSMLKQQRTGQLAGVIVITDGDQNTGIDALSLFNAENRSSVPLYTVGVGSSEPRRNVRIQELNAPARVYPEDRTTVTGVIQAEGFAGRSAKVQLYAREAQSQNAVTSLVEEQEVHFTDEQQVVPVEFEIEPAAIGSLILEMKVAESSEDQYAGDNRREVELEVVEASTRVLLIAGGASRDYQFLRNQLYRDRHAKVDVWVQSASGAVSQEADQILHEFPQTKEELYEYDCIVAFDPNWEFLDARQVDLLESWVAEEAGGLIVVAGPIYTLSWSQSPEHTKIRSLYPVEFQRRLTLLDDGLYGSTTPWPILFTREGEEAEFLSLTDDPNESQLLWSEFPGVYGCYAVKGPKAGARVLGYYGDPDASLTADYPVYMAEQFYGGGRVFYLGSGELWRLRALDPSHFEVLTTRLIRHVSQGRLMKGSSRGRLLVEQDRYAVGSDVVVRAQLLAASREPLLADNVLARVVNDQGEGQNLLLKADKSRPGNFIGQFTVKQAGSYRIELAVPDSVDEQMVRRIQAVLPDLEFENTQRNDELLAQLAQLSDGKYYTSLDHAIHGDDSSNEENIIRPIDQLIESRAETRILRGTPDTDFTQWLNKILMGVICGALCLEWLLRRLMKLA, from the coding sequence ATGAACCCCTTGCTTGCGGTGACACCGAACGGAAATGCCCAACATTTCGTCACATGGGAACTACGCCGATTGGCCCAAGTCGACGATCCCCGACTACTTTGGTTCTTGTTGGGCGTAGGAGCACTGCTCATAGTCGCCTGTGTCATTTGGCTCTACCGGCGTGAGAGTGACACGATGTCTCCCTGGCTACGAATCCTGTTTCCCGCATTGCGCATTTCCGCCTGGTTGGGAGCGGCACTGTTTTTCTTGGGGTTGGAAAAGCGTATCGATCAACAGATCGTCTCAGACTCTCATGTCGCAGTACTGGTCGATACCAGCCAGAGTATGTCGGTTTCTGATCTGCAAGTTGCCGACGGGCAATCAGAATCGCGAGGAAAGGCCGTTGAGAATGCGCTGAAGGACTCCGAATTCCTGGACGCTTTGCGTCAGCAACACAAGGTTGAGCTAGCCACTTTCGATCGAGAGACCCATAAAGTGGCAAGTTGGAACCGCAACAAAAGCGAAATTGAGGAACTACAACCAACGGACCCCTCTGCTTCGGAGTCTTCTGCGGAAGAACTTGATTGGTCCGAACTACTCGAGCCCCGCGGCAGAGAAACGCGACTTGGTGATGCCCTTCGCAGTATGCTCAAGCAGCAGCGTACGGGCCAACTTGCCGGAGTCATTGTCATTACCGACGGGGATCAAAATACAGGCATCGACGCCCTTTCCCTATTCAACGCAGAAAATCGTTCCTCAGTGCCACTTTACACTGTTGGAGTTGGTTCTAGCGAGCCCCGCAGAAATGTCCGCATCCAGGAACTCAACGCTCCGGCACGAGTCTATCCCGAAGATCGCACGACCGTTACGGGTGTAATCCAAGCTGAAGGCTTTGCAGGCCGCTCTGCAAAAGTGCAACTCTACGCACGTGAGGCCCAATCACAGAATGCAGTCACTTCATTAGTCGAGGAGCAGGAAGTTCATTTCACCGACGAGCAACAAGTTGTCCCCGTGGAATTTGAGATAGAACCTGCCGCCATCGGCAGCTTGATTCTGGAAATGAAAGTTGCCGAATCTTCGGAAGATCAATACGCTGGCGACAATCGACGCGAAGTCGAATTGGAAGTCGTTGAAGCAAGCACGCGGGTGCTGCTGATCGCTGGCGGAGCGAGTCGAGACTACCAATTCTTACGAAACCAGTTGTATCGGGATCGACACGCCAAAGTCGATGTTTGGGTACAATCGGCCAGCGGTGCGGTTTCCCAAGAAGCCGATCAGATTCTTCACGAATTCCCTCAGACAAAAGAGGAACTCTACGAATACGACTGCATTGTCGCATTCGACCCCAATTGGGAATTCCTCGATGCACGTCAAGTTGATCTGTTGGAATCGTGGGTCGCCGAAGAAGCAGGAGGACTTATCGTTGTGGCGGGGCCAATTTATACCCTGAGTTGGTCACAGAGTCCCGAACACACGAAAATTCGCTCACTCTATCCTGTCGAGTTCCAGCGCCGCCTGACTCTACTCGATGACGGCCTCTATGGTTCGACGACCCCATGGCCGATCTTATTTACCCGCGAAGGGGAAGAAGCCGAGTTCCTTTCTCTGACCGATGATCCGAACGAAAGCCAGCTGCTCTGGTCGGAGTTCCCTGGGGTCTATGGATGCTATGCCGTGAAAGGTCCCAAGGCAGGCGCCCGCGTGCTGGGTTACTACGGTGATCCCGATGCCAGTCTCACCGCAGACTATCCAGTCTACATGGCTGAACAGTTTTATGGTGGAGGGCGCGTGTTTTACTTGGGGAGCGGAGAGCTTTGGCGATTGCGGGCTCTGGATCCAAGCCATTTCGAAGTTCTCACTACCCGCCTGATTCGACATGTCAGTCAGGGTAGACTCATGAAAGGGTCTTCGCGAGGCCGTCTACTCGTTGAACAAGACCGGTACGCAGTTGGTAGCGATGTGGTGGTGCGAGCTCAACTCCTCGCAGCAAGTCGCGAACCACTTCTCGCCGACAACGTTCTTGCAAGGGTTGTCAACGACCAGGGTGAAGGCCAGAACTTGTTGCTCAAGGCGGACAAGAGCCGACCGGGGAACTTTATCGGCCAATTTACCGTCAAACAGGCAGGATCGTATCGTATCGAACTTGCCGTACCGGACTCGGTCGACGAACAAATGGTGCGCAGAATCCAAGCTGTATTGCCCGATCTGGAGTTTGAGAATACCCAGCGCAACGATGAGTTGCTTGCTCAACTTGCGCAACTTTCCGATGGCAAATACTACACCAGTTTGGATCACGCGATTCATGGTGACGACAGCAGCAACGAAGAGAATATAATTCGCCCCATTGATCAACTGATCGAAAGCCGCGCAGAAACCCGCATTCTACGTGGCACGCCGGACACTGACTTTACGCAGTGGCTTAATAAAATACTGATGGGAGTAATCTGTGGTGCCCTCTGTTTGGAATGGTTGCTCCGCCGCTTGATGAAACTGGCTTGA
- a CDS encoding BatA domain-containing protein produces MSFLFQSLLSIGLPLVALPLVIHLINLRRHQKVNWAAMDFLLESQKRNKKWIMLRQLLLLLLRTSAIALAVLMLAGPVLMSQWGSLLGSGVTHHVLLVDDSYSMADRSQDSTGWDEAKRAVSQILQQATAKAGTQKITLLRFSSATDLSAGNELKFASRTLDRETIEAINSALESEPVTETAAGPSEAFQAALALPESETGESRIAYVISDFRSTQWTDNNQTRQLLGQLRQQVADMHLVQCVDLTHPNLAITRLEPESGIRAAGVETWMEVSVSNFGDQAAVAVPVAVTQDGHKLPAVEFDEIAPGQTVTRRFRISFPDAGPHQLTAQLPSDALATDNSRYFACDVPNSFPLLVIDGSGAGDDSYYLRTALSPGGSAKPGWSPRVEPASFLRNHDQLEKFAAIFLLDVPRLDESEVSALEDYIRSGGGVAIFLGTEVQRSFYNEQLYRDGTGIMPVELDVPNQLLSVGDEETPDVEVEDHPVFRIFSGQRNSFLSVAKVNFYYAIKHLQDLPGDTRVLARLRNDAPFVVEKKLGKGRVVVQLCKLSPSPTTLGVWSNWCVNPVFPVVANELAGYLTAARRNFEVREVGSELSFNLAEDEYQPEVIVRAPQSGQEEVLNLSTRIEGGNYEVDAGKGNVSGIWQFELSPLQQANARKFIAVNVAPSEGDLNLLDRENLSAQLEGIDYRYSIASQLTASEDQLAGFRLGDTFLALLVIALIAEQCLAYKASYHGGVGGSSR; encoded by the coding sequence TTGAGTTTTTTGTTTCAATCGCTGCTTTCTATTGGCCTGCCCTTAGTGGCACTGCCGCTGGTGATCCACTTGATCAACCTGCGTCGGCACCAAAAGGTCAATTGGGCGGCCATGGATTTTCTGCTCGAAAGTCAAAAGCGAAACAAGAAATGGATCATGCTCCGCCAGCTCTTGCTGCTCTTGCTACGTACTTCAGCGATTGCCTTAGCAGTGCTGATGCTAGCCGGTCCAGTTCTGATGTCACAATGGGGAAGTCTCCTGGGAAGCGGTGTCACGCATCATGTGCTCCTGGTCGATGATAGCTATTCGATGGCCGACCGCTCGCAAGACTCCACAGGCTGGGACGAAGCGAAACGCGCCGTCAGTCAGATTCTCCAGCAAGCGACGGCCAAGGCGGGTACGCAAAAGATTACCCTGCTCCGTTTTTCCAGTGCAACGGACCTCTCAGCAGGCAACGAACTGAAATTTGCCAGTCGAACTCTTGATCGAGAAACAATCGAAGCAATCAACTCCGCTCTTGAGAGCGAACCGGTCACCGAAACTGCAGCAGGCCCCAGCGAAGCTTTTCAGGCGGCGCTTGCCTTGCCAGAAAGCGAAACCGGCGAGTCACGGATTGCGTACGTCATCTCTGATTTTCGTAGCACGCAGTGGACCGACAACAACCAAACCAGACAACTTCTAGGACAACTTCGCCAGCAAGTTGCGGACATGCACCTGGTCCAGTGTGTTGACCTCACGCATCCCAATCTTGCGATCACCCGTTTGGAGCCAGAGTCGGGGATCCGTGCTGCAGGTGTCGAAACTTGGATGGAAGTGAGCGTGTCTAACTTCGGCGACCAAGCTGCCGTTGCCGTCCCAGTAGCCGTCACGCAAGACGGTCATAAACTCCCTGCAGTAGAATTCGATGAAATCGCCCCTGGCCAAACGGTCACTCGGCGGTTTCGCATTTCTTTCCCCGACGCTGGCCCCCATCAGCTAACTGCCCAACTCCCCAGCGATGCCCTAGCAACTGACAACTCGCGATACTTTGCGTGCGACGTTCCCAATAGTTTTCCGCTCTTGGTAATCGATGGCTCTGGGGCGGGGGACGATTCCTACTATCTCCGCACAGCACTCAGCCCCGGCGGCTCAGCTAAACCCGGCTGGAGTCCCCGCGTTGAACCAGCGAGCTTCTTGAGAAATCACGATCAACTCGAGAAATTCGCCGCTATCTTTCTGCTCGATGTACCGCGTCTCGACGAATCCGAAGTCAGTGCATTGGAAGACTACATTCGCAGCGGAGGTGGGGTTGCCATTTTCCTGGGCACGGAAGTACAGCGATCATTTTACAACGAGCAACTCTATCGCGACGGCACGGGAATCATGCCTGTGGAACTGGATGTGCCAAATCAATTGCTTAGTGTTGGCGATGAAGAGACCCCCGATGTCGAGGTCGAAGACCACCCAGTGTTCCGTATTTTCTCAGGCCAACGAAACAGTTTTCTCTCCGTAGCCAAGGTAAATTTCTATTACGCGATCAAGCATCTACAAGACTTGCCTGGAGACACTCGCGTCTTGGCGCGACTGCGAAACGATGCGCCGTTTGTGGTCGAGAAAAAACTGGGCAAAGGTCGTGTCGTGGTACAGCTATGCAAATTGTCGCCAAGCCCCACCACGCTCGGTGTTTGGAGCAACTGGTGCGTGAATCCCGTCTTCCCGGTGGTCGCCAACGAGCTGGCTGGCTACCTGACTGCCGCCCGCCGCAACTTCGAGGTTCGAGAAGTCGGCAGCGAATTGAGTTTCAATCTCGCCGAAGATGAATACCAACCCGAAGTCATCGTTCGTGCTCCGCAGAGTGGCCAAGAAGAAGTCCTCAATCTCTCGACTCGCATAGAGGGCGGCAACTATGAGGTGGACGCCGGCAAAGGGAATGTCAGTGGCATCTGGCAATTTGAACTATCGCCATTGCAGCAGGCTAATGCTAGAAAATTCATCGCCGTCAATGTAGCTCCGAGCGAGGGAGACTTGAATCTATTGGATCGCGAAAACCTATCTGCCCAACTAGAAGGCATCGACTACCGATATTCGATCGCTTCGCAACTGACAGCATCAGAGGACCAACTTGCCGGTTTCCGACTTGGCGACACCTTCTTGGCTCTGCTTGTGATTGCTCTGATCGCAGAGCAATGCCTCGCCTACAAGGCAAGCTACCATGGTGGGGTGGGGGGGAGCAGTCGATGA
- a CDS encoding DUF58 domain-containing protein — MTPDSKRFLHPEAIRRISRLELRARHIVEGLQTGMHRSPYFGQSVEFLQHRQYVPGDDLRHVDWKVWAKQDRLYIKQFEEETNMHCTLLVDVSASMQYGNGPLNKYEYAATVATSLAYLLLKQHDSVACIAFDDHIRARSPLSSSQKHLHAIVRTLDANQPDQKTDAGAVLTEIAESSPRRGMMIVVSDLLGDVESTLRGLRLLRQRGHDVLLLHIMDDDELDFPFDGPTRFEGLELPDHLNCNPRALREGYLASLDRFLADLRHGCAKNEVDYALIRTSDPLDAALAAFLCHRTAAERIH; from the coding sequence ATGACGCCCGATTCCAAGCGATTTTTGCATCCTGAGGCCATCCGGCGAATCAGCCGACTTGAACTTCGCGCTCGGCACATTGTCGAAGGCTTGCAGACCGGTATGCACCGAAGTCCCTACTTTGGGCAGTCGGTGGAGTTTTTGCAGCATCGGCAGTACGTCCCCGGCGATGACCTTCGTCACGTCGATTGGAAGGTCTGGGCCAAACAAGACCGATTGTATATCAAGCAATTCGAAGAAGAGACCAACATGCACTGTACGCTGTTGGTCGACGTATCTGCCAGCATGCAGTACGGCAACGGTCCATTGAATAAATACGAGTATGCCGCGACCGTCGCCACGAGCCTGGCGTACCTGTTACTCAAACAGCACGACTCCGTAGCATGCATTGCATTTGACGACCATATTCGTGCGCGTTCTCCGCTCAGCAGTTCGCAGAAACATCTGCACGCGATCGTCAGAACCCTCGATGCCAACCAGCCTGATCAGAAAACTGATGCAGGAGCCGTTCTGACCGAAATCGCTGAGAGCAGTCCTCGCCGCGGAATGATGATAGTCGTCTCCGATTTATTAGGAGACGTCGAATCGACACTGCGTGGCCTGAGACTCCTGCGGCAGCGTGGTCACGACGTATTACTGCTGCACATTATGGATGATGATGAGCTCGATTTCCCGTTCGATGGTCCGACACGATTCGAGGGGCTTGAGCTGCCTGACCACCTCAACTGCAATCCTCGGGCGCTACGCGAAGGCTATTTAGCGTCTCTGGACCGGTTTCTGGCGGACCTGCGCCACGGGTGTGCCAAAAATGAGGTCGATTACGCGCTGATCCGTACAAGCGACCCCTTGGACGCGGCACTAGCTGCTTTTTTGTGCCACCGTACTGCAGCCGAGCGAATTCACTGA
- a CDS encoding AAA family ATPase, protein MSPPQPVHENGQVIERLATAIDDIRAQLRQVIVGQEEVVDQLLISLFSRGHCMLEGVPGLAKTLLISTLSRTLNLSFSRIQFTPDLMPADITGTDIIEENRSTGQRDLRFLEGPLFSNIILADEINRTPPKTQAALLEAMQERQVTVGRIRHQLSDPFFVLATQNPIEQEGTYPLPEAQQDRFMFKVLVTYPSFDEEFEVARRTTTTPHDTIVPVVAPEEILALQKLVREVPVSDHVIRYTLSLVRQTRVHEEGVPDFIVDQLAWGAGPRAVQFLIIGAKARALMNRRSHVTVADIQALAKPVLRHRIVVNFAAESDGITSDKVIDSLLAATPTQEDELANDARFQAIFAS, encoded by the coding sequence ATGAGTCCCCCCCAACCGGTGCATGAAAACGGACAAGTCATCGAGCGACTCGCAACGGCTATCGATGATATCAGGGCGCAATTGCGCCAAGTCATTGTGGGTCAAGAGGAAGTCGTCGATCAATTGCTGATCAGCCTCTTCAGTCGCGGCCACTGTATGCTCGAAGGTGTGCCGGGGCTGGCTAAGACATTGTTGATTAGCACGCTCTCACGAACTCTCAATCTTTCCTTTAGCCGTATCCAGTTTACCCCCGACCTGATGCCTGCCGATATTACCGGCACAGACATTATCGAAGAGAACCGCTCGACCGGCCAGCGCGATCTACGATTTCTGGAAGGACCGCTCTTTTCAAATATCATTCTAGCTGACGAGATCAATCGCACCCCGCCCAAAACTCAAGCCGCCCTGCTTGAGGCAATGCAAGAACGCCAAGTGACCGTCGGTCGAATTCGCCATCAGTTGTCGGATCCTTTCTTTGTACTGGCCACTCAGAACCCTATCGAGCAAGAGGGAACCTACCCTCTACCCGAGGCCCAGCAAGACCGCTTCATGTTCAAAGTATTGGTGACCTACCCCAGCTTTGATGAAGAGTTTGAGGTTGCCCGCCGCACCACAACGACTCCCCACGACACGATTGTGCCCGTGGTGGCTCCTGAGGAAATTCTCGCACTCCAAAAACTGGTTCGCGAAGTCCCTGTGTCTGACCATGTGATTCGCTACACACTTTCCTTGGTTCGCCAAACCCGTGTTCACGAAGAAGGCGTGCCAGACTTCATCGTCGATCAACTAGCATGGGGTGCCGGACCACGGGCGGTGCAATTCTTGATAATCGGTGCCAAAGCAAGGGCTCTCATGAATCGGCGGTCCCATGTCACTGTGGCCGACATCCAGGCATTGGCCAAGCCCGTCTTACGACATCGGATCGTCGTTAACTTTGCCGCCGAGAGCGATGGCATCACTTCGGATAAGGTCATTGATTCTCTGCTTGCCGCTACGCCAACCCAGGAGGACGAATTGGCCAATGACGCCCGATTCCAAGCGATTTTTGCATCCTGA